A region from the Equus asinus isolate D_3611 breed Donkey chromosome 3, EquAss-T2T_v2, whole genome shotgun sequence genome encodes:
- the BBS12 gene encoding chaperonin-containing T-complex member BBS12 yields the protein MVMACRVINKRRHMGLQQLSSFAETGRTFLGPVKSSKFIIDEECHESVLISSTVRLLESLDLTSAVGQLLSEAVRAQNNTYRTGTSTLLFLVGAWSSAAEECLHMGVPVSLIVSVMSEGLNSCIEEVVSLEVPVHHVFDHIDNTKTFSGLETFSVSLGPFLQIPSDTGLMQKEHDLKDVAPQPLTIHNLSGRPVKSPQLFRPQAKVEADTNTSQTPQTLKNSLLADTCCRKSVLIHSRHLNRTDNSQQISKPDGFLEQHGAATPQAYRCNDLVELEVGLSHGDDSSMKLVEAAAQLQYQNARMQQGSCAMPFMFDISRIFTCCLPGLPESFSCVCPGYITVVSTSSTTLIKELQNQPIRVVLIEGDLTENYRHLGFNKSANIKTVLESMKLPQDSSEELWINRVLEILIKFNVNLILAQGNVSEHLIEKCTHSKRLVIGSVNGNVMQAFAEASGAVQVAYITQVDENCVGNGVCVTFWRSIPLDVVDTVDGMAIMLKTEGINLVTVVLTSPVTAHMQSKEDRFWTCASRLCYALKEQKVFLGGGAVEFLCLSHLQILAEQSLSKGNQACSGWLHNTSSWLASSLALYRPTVLQCLANGWHKYLSTLIYNTANYSSEFEASTFIQHHLQNAIDSGSPSSYILSEYSKLNSGIFNSGISNKLGQIPRVYDIVTPKIEAWRRALDLVLLVLQTDSEIITGLGHTEINSQVPEGFLFL from the coding sequence ATGGTGATGGCTTGCAGAGTCATAAACAAAAGAAGGCACATGGGACTTCAACAACTCTCATCATTTGCAGAAACAGGAAGAACTTTTCTGGGCCCAGTAAAATCATCCAAATTTATTATAGACGAAGAGTGTCATGAGAGTGTGTTAATCAGTTCAACAGTAAGGCTTCTCGAAAGTTTGGATTTAACCAGTGCAGTGGGACAACTTCTCAGTGAAGCAGTTCGAGCTCAAAATAACACATACAGAACTGGAACCAGtactcttttgtttcttgttggAGCATGGAGCAGTGCTGCTGAAGAATGTCTTCACATGGGTGTCCCCGTTTCGTTAATAGTGTCTGTAATGTCAGAAGGCTTGAACTCTTGTATTGAAGAGGTAGTTTCCCTTGAAGTCCCTGTCCACCATGTATTTGACCATATTGACAACACAAAGACATTTTCTGGACTTGAAACATTTAGTGTCAGTTTGGGCCCTTTTCTACAAATCCCATCAGATACTGGTTTGATGCAGAAAGAGCATGATCTCAAAGATGTTGCCCCTCAGCCATTGACCATTCACAATCTTTCTGGGAGACCTGTTAAATCACCTCAACTCTTTAGGCCTCAGGCTAAGGTTGAAGCAGATACAAACACGTCACAAACCCCTCAAACTCTGAAGAACAGTCTGCTTGCAGACACCTGCTGCAGAAAGTCAGTACTAATCCACAGTAGGCATCTTAATAGGACAGATAATAGCCAGCAGATAAGCAAACCAGATGGATTTCTAGAACAACATGGTGCAGCTACTCCCCAGGCTTACAGGTGTAATGATCTGGTAGAGTTGGAGGTGGGTTTGAGTCACGGAGACGACAGCAGCATGAAATTAGTAGAAGCAGCAGCACAGCTGCAATATCAGAATGCTCGTATGCAACAGGGCAGCTGTGCAATGCCGTTTATGTTTGACATTTCAAGAATCTTCACTTGCTGTTTACCAGGTTTaccagaaagtttttcttgtgtCTGTCCAGGATATATCACTGTTGTATCAACATCCAGCACTACTCTGATCAAGGAATTGCAGAATCAGCCTATCCGGGTAGTTCTTATTGAGGGTGACCTCACAGAGAATTATCGCCACCTAGGATTTAACAAGTCTGCAAATATTAAAACGGTATTAGAAAGCATGAAGCTTCCACAAGACAGCTCAGAAGAACTGTGGATAAATCGTGTATTAGAGATATTAATTAAATTCAATGTGAACCTTATCCTGGCACAAGGAAATGTATCTGAACACTTAATTGAAAAGTGCACACACAGTAAGCGGTTGGTAATTGGGTCAGTGAATGGCAATGTGATGCAGGCTTTTGCAGAGGCTTCAGGGGCCGTACAGGTGGCCTACATTACACAAGTGGATGAAAACTGTGTGGGTAATGGGGTCTGTGTGACCTTCTGGAGAAGCATTCCCTTGGATGTTGTAGATACAGTCGACGGAATGGCAATCATGTTAAAAACAGAAGGGATTAATTTGGTTACGGTAGTGCTCACTAGCCCGGTCACTGCACACATGCAAAGCAAAGAAGATAGATTCTGGACTTGTGCCTCTCGCCTGTGTTATGCTCTAAAAGAGCAAAAGGTCTTCCTTGGAGGTGGTGCAGTTGAATTTTTGTGTCTTAGCCATCTTCAAATTCTTGCGGAGCAATCTCTGAGTAAAGGAAACCAAGCCTGTTCAGGATGGCTTCATAATACTTCCTCTTGGCTGGCCTCATCTCTGGCACTGTACAGACCCACTGTGCTTCAATGCCTAGCCAATGGATGGCACAAGTACCTTTCAACTCTCATATATAACACTGCCAATTACTCATCGGAATTTGAAGCCAGCACATTCATTCAACATCATctacaaaatgccatagactctGGCTCTCCTTCATCTTACATCTTGAGCGAATATAGTAAACTAAATAGTGGAATTTTCAATTCAGGCATTTCAAATAAACTGGGACAAATTCCAAGAGTTTATGACATTGTTACACCAAAGATTGAGGCGTGGCGCCGAGCTTTGGATTTAGTACTCTTAGTCCTTCAGACAGACAGTGAAATTATTACTGGACTCGGACACACAGAGATAAATTCACAGGTGCCAGagggctttttatttttgtag